Proteins encoded in a region of the Balaenoptera musculus isolate JJ_BM4_2016_0621 chromosome 5, mBalMus1.pri.v3, whole genome shotgun sequence genome:
- the DCUN1D4 gene encoding DCN1-like protein 4 isoform X4, which translates to MHSDAAAVRSLRSCSSSDCFSKVMPPRKKRRPASGDDLSAKKSRHDSMYRKYDTTRIKTEEEAFSSKRCLEWFYEYAGTDDVVGPEGMEKFCEDIGVEPENVVMLVLAWKLDAQNMGYFTLQEWLKGMTSLQCDTTEKLRNTLDYLRSLLNDSTNFKLIYRYAFDFAREKDQRSLDINTAKCMLGLLLGKIWPLFPVFHQFLEQSKYKVINKDQWCNVLEFSRTINLDLSNYDEDGAWPVLLDEFVEWYKDKQMS; encoded by the exons GAAGTCTGCGGTCTTGCAGTTCTTCGGACTGCTTTAGTAAAGTGATGCCGCCGAGGAAAAAGAGAAGACCTGCTTCTGGAGATGATTTATCTGCCAAGAAAAGTAGACACGATAG CATGTATAGAAAATATGATACAACTAGAATAAAGACTGAAGAAGAAGCCTTTTCAAGTAAGAGGTGCTTAGAATGGTTCTATGAATATGCAG GTACTGATGATGTTGTAGGTCCCGAAGGCATGGAGAAATTTTGTGAAGACATTGGTGTCGAACCAGAAAAT gtaGTTATGCTCGTCCTAGCTTGGAAATTGGACGCACAGAACATGGGTTATTTTACTCTACAGGAATGGTTAAAAGGAATGACGTCTCTACA aTGTGATACAacagaaaaactcagaaataCTTTGGATTACTTAAGATCATTATTAAATGATTCTACAAACTTTAAACTTATTTACAGATATGCGTTTGACTTTGCACGG GAAAAGGACCAGCGCAGCCTAGACATAAACACTGCCAAGTGCATGTTGGGACTGTTATTAGGAAAAATCTGGCccctttttccagtttttcaccaattCTTAGAG CaatcaaaatataaagttattaacaAAGACCAGTGGTGCAATGTGCTAGAGTTTAGCAGAACAATTAACCTTGACCTCAGCAACTACGATGAAGATGGAGCAT ggCCAGTTTTGTTGGACGAGTTTGTGGAATGGTATAAAGACAAACAGATGTCCTAG
- the DCUN1D4 gene encoding DCN1-like protein 4 isoform X5, which translates to MPPRKKRRPASGDDLSAKKSRHDSMYRKYDTTRIKTEEEAFSSKRCLEWFYEYAGTDDVVGPEGMEKFCEDIGVEPENVVMLVLAWKLDAQNMGYFTLQEWLKGMTSLQCDTTEKLRNTLDYLRSLLNDSTNFKLIYRYAFDFAREKDQRSLDINTAKCMLGLLLGKIWPLFPVFHQFLEQSKYKVINKDQWCNVLEFSRTINLDLSNYDEDGAWPVLLDEFVEWYKDKQMS; encoded by the exons ATGCCGCCGAGGAAAAAGAGAAGACCTGCTTCTGGAGATGATTTATCTGCCAAGAAAAGTAGACACGATAG CATGTATAGAAAATATGATACAACTAGAATAAAGACTGAAGAAGAAGCCTTTTCAAGTAAGAGGTGCTTAGAATGGTTCTATGAATATGCAG GTACTGATGATGTTGTAGGTCCCGAAGGCATGGAGAAATTTTGTGAAGACATTGGTGTCGAACCAGAAAAT gtaGTTATGCTCGTCCTAGCTTGGAAATTGGACGCACAGAACATGGGTTATTTTACTCTACAGGAATGGTTAAAAGGAATGACGTCTCTACA aTGTGATACAacagaaaaactcagaaataCTTTGGATTACTTAAGATCATTATTAAATGATTCTACAAACTTTAAACTTATTTACAGATATGCGTTTGACTTTGCACGG GAAAAGGACCAGCGCAGCCTAGACATAAACACTGCCAAGTGCATGTTGGGACTGTTATTAGGAAAAATCTGGCccctttttccagtttttcaccaattCTTAGAG CaatcaaaatataaagttattaacaAAGACCAGTGGTGCAATGTGCTAGAGTTTAGCAGAACAATTAACCTTGACCTCAGCAACTACGATGAAGATGGAGCAT ggCCAGTTTTGTTGGACGAGTTTGTGGAATGGTATAAAGACAAACAGATGTCCTAG
- the DCUN1D4 gene encoding DCN1-like protein 4 isoform X6 has product MYRKYDTTRIKTEEEAFSSKRCLEWFYEYAGTDDVVGPEGMEKFCEDIGVEPENVVMLVLAWKLDAQNMGYFTLQEWLKGMTSLQCDTTEKLRNTLDYLRSLLNDSTNFKLIYRYAFDFAREKDQRSLDINTAKCMLGLLLGKIWPLFPVFHQFLEQSKYKVINKDQWCNVLEFSRTINLDLSNYDEDGAWPVLLDEFVEWYKDKQMS; this is encoded by the exons ATGTATAGAAAATATGATACAACTAGAATAAAGACTGAAGAAGAAGCCTTTTCAAGTAAGAGGTGCTTAGAATGGTTCTATGAATATGCAG GTACTGATGATGTTGTAGGTCCCGAAGGCATGGAGAAATTTTGTGAAGACATTGGTGTCGAACCAGAAAAT gtaGTTATGCTCGTCCTAGCTTGGAAATTGGACGCACAGAACATGGGTTATTTTACTCTACAGGAATGGTTAAAAGGAATGACGTCTCTACA aTGTGATACAacagaaaaactcagaaataCTTTGGATTACTTAAGATCATTATTAAATGATTCTACAAACTTTAAACTTATTTACAGATATGCGTTTGACTTTGCACGG GAAAAGGACCAGCGCAGCCTAGACATAAACACTGCCAAGTGCATGTTGGGACTGTTATTAGGAAAAATCTGGCccctttttccagtttttcaccaattCTTAGAG CaatcaaaatataaagttattaacaAAGACCAGTGGTGCAATGTGCTAGAGTTTAGCAGAACAATTAACCTTGACCTCAGCAACTACGATGAAGATGGAGCAT ggCCAGTTTTGTTGGACGAGTTTGTGGAATGGTATAAAGACAAACAGATGTCCTAG